A genomic stretch from Candidatus Methanomassiliicoccus intestinalis Issoire-Mx1 includes:
- a CDS encoding class I SAM-dependent methyltransferase: MILAKIPKNDGEYIRKKLFKLGLVRKDYKIFENEDFIYLPLRELPDDEVILQYGFTVENGSAEDRSYRKTPQELIAEDVDIDEKLKAFLPQKWEKLGSVAIIKIPEELEDLRFKIAPSYAKILGAECIVRERSHISGIQRIPDVEILYGTNTETVHFENGIYYKLDVSKLMFSSGNIDEKLRMSSLDCTGETIVDMFAGIGYFTLPLAVHANAHKIIACEINPVSYNYLNENILLNNVQDIVYPILGDNNNLEGSRIADRIIMGYVHTTHQHLRKAFDLIKTGGIIHYHDTYPLEIFPEAALENIKKAAGSRKYSISHIREVKSYSPGVSHMVMDITVEQ, encoded by the coding sequence ATGATTCTTGCAAAGATTCCCAAAAATGATGGGGAGTACATCCGCAAGAAATTATTTAAGCTGGGGTTAGTCCGTAAAGATTATAAAATATTTGAAAATGAAGATTTTATATATCTGCCTCTCAGGGAACTGCCTGATGATGAGGTTATTTTGCAGTATGGATTTACAGTTGAAAATGGATCTGCAGAAGATCGATCATACAGAAAAACTCCTCAGGAACTCATTGCCGAAGATGTAGATATTGATGAAAAACTCAAAGCGTTCCTTCCGCAGAAATGGGAGAAACTGGGAAGCGTAGCAATTATAAAAATTCCAGAAGAACTGGAAGATCTGAGATTTAAAATCGCTCCATCATATGCAAAAATACTCGGTGCGGAATGCATTGTGAGAGAACGCAGCCACATAAGTGGAATACAGCGCATTCCCGATGTAGAAATATTATACGGCACAAATACAGAAACAGTTCATTTTGAAAATGGAATATATTACAAATTAGACGTGTCAAAACTTATGTTCTCATCAGGAAATATTGACGAAAAACTGAGAATGTCTTCTCTTGACTGCACTGGTGAAACCATTGTAGATATGTTTGCAGGAATTGGTTATTTTACGCTTCCTCTCGCTGTACATGCCAACGCTCATAAGATAATTGCATGTGAGATAAACCCAGTTTCATATAATTACCTTAATGAGAATATATTATTGAATAACGTACAGGATATCGTATACCCAATTTTAGGTGACAACAACAATCTGGAAGGCAGCAGGATTGCAGACAGGATAATTATGGGTTATGTGCACACTACACACCAGCATTTAAGAAAAGCATTTGATCTCATAAAAACAGGTGGAATTATCCATTATCACGATACATATCCTCTCGAGATCTTTCCCGAGGCTGCTCTGGAAAATATTAAAAAAGCTGCCGGCAGCAGGAAGTATTCCATATCGCACATCAGGGAGGTTAAATCATACTCGCCTGGTGTATCTCACATGGTGATGGATATCACTGTTGAACAGTGA